From the Vanessa cardui chromosome 8, ilVanCard2.1, whole genome shotgun sequence genome, the window TCAGCTGCAGAGGCCAAATGGCCAGAACttataaaacaacttaaaaaaactgTTGATAAGGGAGAAGTTAGTCTTAAAGAGGCACGATCTATCTCTTATGAGGAAAAGGCACGTCTTATTCAATCAGACCCATTTATTTGTGTCACATTTTTTGAAACAAGGCTTAAAGAATTGATGAAGACATGGTTAGTTCCATCAGGACCATTTGGGGACAATAAGATTAGCCATCAGTACCATAGGATAGAATTTCAACATCGTGGATCGCCACATGCACACATAATGTTGTGGATAGAAGGTGCACCAATATATACTCCCGAAGACGAAACttctattgaaaatatcataaaatttgttGATATGATCGTATCTTGTGAcagtaatgaaataagtaacgATCTTGTAGCaatacaaacacacaaacacactcaCACATGTCACCCAAAACCAGACCGACCATGCAGATTCGGAATACCTTTCTTTCCAATGGACAAAACAAGATTGTTGACTGAATTGTATAAAGACGATCCTTCCACagcaaaatggaaaaaaaattctaaaaagttaaaagaagaCCTATCTAATGTTTCTAATGATATCACATTTGATGATTACTTGAAATCCACTGGATTAACTATATCCGAATATATTTTAGCCGTAAGAGCAACACTCAAacgaccaaaaatatttttgaaaagaaaacccAAAGATATCTTGTTAAATccgttttgcaaaaaaatattagaactaCAGCAGGCGAATATGGATTGCCAGTTTATATTAGATCCTTTTGCATGTTCAGTTTATATTGTAGACTACATTAATAAAACTGACAGAGGTATGTCCAACTTACTTAGAGCTGCTGTAGAGGAAGCTAAAAATggtaatgcaaatataaaagaatctcTACGTGCGATATCTAAAGTGTTTCTCAATTCATCAGAAATTTCTGCGCAAGAAGCTATTTACTGCCTCGCAGGATTGCCTTTGTCTCGTGCCAGCGAagctgatatttatattaatacgggTCATCCAAACGAACGAGTAGGTATTCTAAAGCCGATGGAAACATTGAAGTCATTGAATGCTTCCTCTactgatatatttcaaaaaaatttgtTAGACCATTACATCAATCGACCACAGGATGATTATTTCGAAAGAATGAGCTTGGCATATTTTGCTGCCTATTATACCTATTCAACTAAGCTATCAAAATCGTACGAGAATGAAAATATGGAAGAAAATACCGAAGATAGAACAACTGGTAGCtggatacaattattaaataatgacggCTACATACGAAGAAGATTAAAGcctaaaataatacgttttcgACGATATAATCGTGAGCAGGACCCAGATAACTTTTATAGAGAGcagattatgttatatgtacctTGGAGGAATGAAGAGTCAGAGCTTGTAAATgacgaattaaatttagaagaaattttcctcaataaatgtaatatgataaaatcAGAAAGTATACAGTTCAATTCCTTAGGAGGGCCAGAAGAATTTGAAGCGTTATTAGCAGCGGTTCGAAATGCAgaaaatgatgatgaagaaAATGATAACAATCGAGCTGAAGCAAGAGCCTGTGCTCTAGGTGAATATGAATTGGAGACCCAAGAAATTGATCCCGACCATTGTTTGCAATTACAAGGGGAACAAGGCAATGACTTGATATGTAGAGTAATTGCTCAACCATTATTAATGAACGAAGATCATGTGCTCGCATTACTAAGAATGTTGAATAGTGAccaaagaaattttgttttgcacCTAGGAAATCTGTTCACGCAACAATTAGAGctcccattttattattttgtcagcGGCGGTGCTGGAGTTGGTAAAAGCTTGCTGATAAAGGccctttatcaatatttaatgttaatcttTAATCGTGAGCCTGGAACTAACccagatgaaataaaaatattactttgcgcCTTTACTGGCAAAGCCGCGTTTGGTATTGGAGGACAAACTGTTCACAACGCATTCTGTTTGCCAATTTCACAGTGTGGTAGTACTATGCCGTCTTTGTCGGCAGGCACGGCTAACACATTAGCTAGTAAGCtatgtaaagttaaattaataattttagacgaAATATCTATGTTGGGAAGTAGGACTTTCAATCAGATTAATCGCAGATTACAGCAAATTTTTCATACAGACGTCCCGTTTGCTGGTAAATCTATTATTTCTGTAGGAGATTTTAATCAATTGCCGCCAGTTGGAGACAACTGGATTTTTCAGCCTAATACAGGACGTAATCCGATGGCAGTTCTAGCTGGTGCACCATTGTGGGAACCATTTCGGCTGTTTCCGATGACTAAAATAATGCGTCAGAGGGATGATCTCAATTTTGCTATTGCTTTGAATAACATGGCTACTGGTAATATGAATCACATTGATATTCAACTTATCAAGTCGCGGTGTTTCAAAATGAGCAGCTTACCTGCTGATGCTGATGGTgctatacatttatttgcaaGTAACAAAGAAGTGgacaattacaacaaacaaaaattatcactAATGAATACTGAAGGTTGTTCTGTCAAGGCTATAGACATAGTTTCCGGTTCACCCAATccgatagcaaaaaaaaaagcattacaaTCAGTGAACGCATTACCAACAATGAAGACATACGGCTTGCCTAAGATACTGTATGTGAAAATAAGTGCCCGATATATGATAACAGTAAATCTAGATACATCTGATGGACTAGTTAATGGCACTACAGGATTACTGAAAGCTATAGAATATGGTCGCCATATCACTACTAATGAAAGAAGACCTTTGCGATTGTGGTTACAGTTTGATAACAATGTCGGTATTGCGACAAGGAATAAATTTGAGGTTCATACCCGGAATCACCATGCATATATAGAATCTCAGTGGACACCGCTAGAAACTTCTACGTATACAGTGAAACAATGGAAGTCATCGAACCTCAAGGTACATCGGTCTCAATTTCCAGTAGTACCAGCTGAGggaatgacgattcataaatcTCAAGGCTGCACTATGGAAAAAATAGTTGTTCATTTGAGTAGAAATGTGAAGCGATCAATGTTATATGTAGCCTGTTCTCGAGCTACTTCAGCTAGTGGCCTTTATTTGGTTACATCAGATGGTAATTTCAATCCCCCAGCAAAGGTATCAGAAAAAAGTGCAGTTCATTTGGAAATGATGAGactgttagaaaataaattgatacccCAGTTCGAAGTTTTACAGTCACCAGGagatgaaattcaaataatctttCATAATGTACAATCATTGCGTAAACATTTACTAGATGTAAAAGCTGattgtataattcattcatctcATATTACATTATTCGTAGAAACTTGGGGCTCTCGAAGCGACAATTTTGAGTTGGAAGGTTTTGAGCAAGTGTGCAGAATAGACGGTCCCAATGTATTGAATGCAAATCCCGGAAGGGGTGCAATagcatatataaattgtaattacgtCAATGAATTAGATGACGGTTCcaataaaggtttatttatagatagtcCAGGAGGTGGACACTGTGAATGTCTTCAATTCAAAGCATTTGGTGTTCAATTTTTAACCGTATATAAATCACCAAGATGTCTTCCGAAAATTGCAGTCGAATGTATTAAAAAGGCTATTAGTGCAAACGAAAAGATTATTATTGCCGGTgactttaatattgattttaaggacaaatcaaaaaatgaaatatcagaATACCTTCTGTCACTCGGTCTTACTCCGCGTATTCAAGAATATACAACAAGACAAAATTCaacaatagataatatatttagtaatatcccTCTCCAATCAGGGAccattcatactttttttagttaccacaaacaaatttgggtcagatttaaaaaaaacatataggtaacatcgtacggaaccctcttcacgcgagttcaactcgcacttgcccccttttttttacttactttattagtcagaacgccaaataatgtgtttatatttattttagagctgtttagctatatgaatgaaaaataaaattaaactaaagttcttctacaaagttatattaaaaaaattaaaaagtctctaattttacgtaataaaaataaacacttatgtttaaatcgacaatattaatttttttaattgaggtcAACGAtcaaactttacattaatttaaggcactaattaatcaacttacaaacttttatattttgatataaaagtaacaaaggtattgcttgtaactaatctgtatttatgtgacaattttcacaatcaaaaattgcgtgttccaagcaaatatgacttgtgcaagacacatagatgtatttagacttgtgatctttttggttaggacatacataacaacgcTTTTTCGTACCAGCATTATGTTTTTTGGGTGGTGGCTCTGAGGGTTCCCCTAAATGAGTGCTAATTCTCTTACGTAAAGTAAGATAAGATTTTGCATCTTACAACTATTACGTCGTTTAGTCTGATGTAGAGCAGTCAATACTAtgcccatttttttatgaagttgTTTCTAGTATccgaattgtttaacatatgaatAACGTTTGCATTAACATTGCGTTTATGCCAGTAGTGTTGAGAATCCAGAAACAATAATCAAGgcctttatacatatattgatctgtgaccaaaattacttaatggctgggacatataaatcacttttgaTGGTTGTATATATGATATCCCTGTTATTTGGTTCGTTATAGACTTTTACTTCTTCCTTGTCAACATCAGAATTACGTATCTGACTCAtcttcactttcatcaaaaactacatcctgatctttattttcttcaaaatttctctctaaagcttggcgaatttcatcatttattagtCGCATAGTCATTATAActgcatcaatattttttccataaataatttaccacccaatataaattaaagagacaaaacaaaaataatagcttaaagattaaaagttacgccgcgtgcctggtcgggtccctgagaCCCGAGCGCACACAAAATGCGTGTTGTTTGGATGGGTGTACGTTGTGGACAGCGGgagagtagtcaaaatagccgttagtttatatcgcgaagctactcgggagtgcagcgggtttgctacaaaaatttaaaagttatcgttgattttttgaagtgacgggtctgtcagacccaccaggcacccgaagggttaaatgTTCTAGAAATCTGTATATCTAAtgaaattatatctatattactaACTAAATACATTTATCTTGAACCATTAACGTAGGCTTTTACGTAAGAAAAATTGTTATTTCCATAACCTGTTGATAGCGAGCGATTAATATCGAGTAATAACCGGGAGTGAGCTAAGCGTGTTTACCTTGTTACGGTGGAAAATCACCCACGAGGGACACACCCACCACCAATAGATCAGTACGATAGACTTTTTCTTTGACAAATAACAcctaagttttattttactttactttttttacgtgAGGCAACGAACAGtggatacaaaataaaaaaaaatatcttagaaAATGTTCTACTAATTACGATCTCATCACATATTTACTGTCTCATTAGGCACTATCATATTGTACaacatgatttaaaaatataaattaaacataagcaATAGAgataagatttataatatttttttgtaactattatataataaataataattaatgaaaccaataaattataaatgagcataaataaaattattaattttttttttgaactcAGGGCGACTATCTTAATCCAATTGGGCAATATTGATTTgacaattaaatatgattttaattcatAGATATTGTTTATAAAGTATGTCATAGTAAATACATAACAACAATACACAGATATCATTCGAGTTTGTTATATTGAGATAGACTAACAGTGagcttaatttattactttctaCATTAAGTAAGGAGGTCAAGCAGACATTTTCATTGACGTATGCAATGAATTGGACATGAATTTATTGCGTTTGTCTACAGAATTAACGTTTTATCGATGTTATTAAATGACTCATAAAGAACAAATTATGTTTCTGAAGTACCTAAATGTTTACGGTCTCTGCatgttaacatttatttttatattattcagtgGAAATGTTGTGTGTCTCTTACGGATTTATTGTCGAGTTTGATCCCCTATTTTTCACAGGTTAATCAACTTATAGCGTTTTCACATGAATAGATATTAATCGATCAAGCTAAATCGAATGCGATATAAATTTTCTGAACAAGCTTTTAATCAAATTGAAGGAACATCGAGCAGGAAAATCGATTTAACTTTTATTGattgcaattaattttttttttatcttcataattatgattttgttgaaatcatttaaaaatgaattaagttCCATATTAGTTAAAAGTTAGAGTGTACATAATACTTGTTTTCGGTCGCAGCTTCATTTGTGTCGTaagttttacttaaaaaaaagtaaaaagtttacAGCTTTCTCTGCGGTTTCAGTTTGCTTCACTGAAAATTTTATCAGATTCGGTTCATCAAATTAGCTGTGAACGTGAAACAgatagacatacagacagacttactataaaatttatgatactATTATGTTACTGTAAGgcttttttgtaactttttaattctttttttttagactTTAATGGAATACGTGTTTTCCTTCCATCTCAGCTGATGGAAAGTGTAAGTAGTTAAACTAAGTTActgtatattgatttttttgttgGAATGTTTTGTAATTACGTCAAGGcttattcaaaattttagaaGAATCCATTGATCGTGATTTCGCTCAAAGGGTTGCACGATGTCCGTGTGGCCGGCGGCGCGTGCGAGAGAGGGTTGCGGGGTATGCAAAATATATCAGCATAGTTGAGAGCGAGGGGCGCGTTCATTATTCCGCGACACAGCCAGCCCTTGTTAGTATAGGGCTAGCAAACagttcattttttaattgtttctaattaaaatattttaatttatattttataagtgtatGTTTAACTCATGTGCCCACAGGTTTCATGAAGTTTCAAATAATCAAactattaaggtttttttttaatatatgttaatagcaaaaaaatataaatcctgCAAGCAgagctaaaatttaaaaaaaatagttgacgTTTTATAGCAAAAGATGGAACAGATTATGCTTTGCTTTGAAGCATTTTTTTGATTATGCTTTCAATATATCTTTAGATATTAAAAtctcttttttgttaaataaatattgtcataattatttaataaactaattagaTATCTGATAACTTTCAAATCATCAATTAtctataattaacaaataattttgacaaaattaaggtgtcaataataatatatcaagtttgaaaaaatgttgtttttaaacgttattattaatctgttaagttatgaaaaaataatcaggtccttaatttattgaatttataattatttataacaatatacaaatttaatacaaattttaattaaaaaatataattatttgtaaaatgtatacattaacAACCCTGTTGCTGAGTAAGGTTTTGAGCACCCTAGCTTAGGGGCGGTCACTGCTGCTATCTAtggataccataaaaaaaaactaattacataTTCCCATTGACGTTTCGAGTGGGTCTGTCCACGACAACTTCACATGTTAAAAATtagatttcttttaattaatatttcaaaagagaATTAAATCCAGCACTTGATTTTGTATCGAGCTGTGTGTGAtatctttgatttatttattagacgttttaagtacatatatattctaaatatgatattcatatatattcagttttaaagtattattatatatgtcagTAGtaaacagtacagtaacagcctgtaaatttcccactgctgggctaaggcctcctcttccattaaggagagggtttggaagatattccaccacgctgtttcaatgcgggttataTTCTGTATATACTaagtgtaaattaatttattgtaagtatttttcGATATTGCATTGTTTAACTATTTCTTTTCATAGTCAAATATATCTACGTACTATTACACATgtaaaaacgtaataatttaaacaatatgtcTTAGAGacatgcaatatttttatatatgaatttgcTAATTAGTTTTACcaggttttaattaaatgtatgtcaTATCTGAACAGATCTATGGTTAATTTTTAAACCCAACTTGATGTTATCATCGTATTAAATGAGTCATATTTCGTATGTATGCTTTAGAGTTTATGATAACATAGCATGAGACGTGTGTCATAGTTTATTCTCTTATAACTTTTTATgggttttgtttacattattttattttattgaatagttAGTTGCCGATTTCAAAATGCATACTAATTCTTAGTTAATTTTGCAAAATAGTTATGActgaaattttactttaataattgatGACATTCCACGCGATAAATATAAGTTGATATAAAtaagagtttaattaaataacacgtTAACTATTGCTATCGGGAGTATAAATTTTTTTAGGTTATACTGTGAAGTCATTCACAGAGCCCTGTCGTTTTGTCCTGTTCAACGCTTAATCTTTCTCCTTTTAAGAGAACTGCCATCAATTTGGAAtaagatatttgaaaaaatattggtaaataCACGCATATGCAGACCTGTATTATCATCTGTATAATTTACTGGactccgtttttttttttatttaatttattacatccacaggctcgcagatgcccgtgccttttttacattataGTACTAGACTCGGCTTAAAACAGTTGCCGTCCCCAATTTTATCTAGTTATGACAAATTCATCAGTTAAATCTAATTTTCAGAGACGTGAAGTACGTCTCACTCCAGAGCAAGCCGCAGAGTTGTATAAAGGCCACTACGGCAGACATCACTTCCCGCATCTCGTCGCTCACATGTCCAGCGGACCGATCATCGCACTCGTACTTGCCGCAAggaattgtatacaaaaatggCGAACTTTGATGGGACCCGCTAGGTCTgacataaaaattgttattgtctTTCTCAAGTGGAATATCTGAatatctttttactttttatttttagttttaccaGTTAGTTTACCtaacaatataatttgaattttaaaaatagaatgtaatATCAAGGTAATGTTCCATTAATCCTTGGTAAAGAAGTCCCCTTTTTTTAAAGCTTACTGCACATGCTGCTCTTTACGGGTTGGTGGTTAGGCATGTAACAGGAAATCATGTTGTGTCATGTTGCATATAGTGAAAAACATGTACCTATAATCTACTTTTAAGGGTGGTGGAAGCCCAAGCCTACTGGCCCGACAGTCTACGCGCGTGCTACGGACGGCGCACCAAGTACGGAGACTACTTCAACGCGCTGCACGGTAGCGAGAACCATGCAGAGGCTTTACGTGAAATACACTTTTTCTTTCCTAATAGTATATATCCGTTCAGACTTTTAAATCCAAATATAACGAATCTGTAAGTTATCTTATTTTGACCGTGACCGCTCGTTAACGctatattataacttaaacatgtatacatataaacataatataagtttataaggGAACTAACACttgcattttttcaaaatttaagtaataaccTTCAATAAagcttttacatttttttgcgtcgttttaaataaataattgtaagtgTCGTAAAtagtgaaatttaaatatagtttttaatcaGTGATCGTTGGACCGATACTTCGTCGATGGCAAATCAGCGATTACATTCAAAAGTATTTATCGCCGACGCTCACTCCCGCACTCACTGCACTCGCGAAAGAGCGCCCGGACGAGCCCTTGCTGTGGCTAGCTGATTATTTGAACCATCATAACCCTAACCAACCCGAGTGGACTCCGCAACCGAGAGAACAGAGGGAAGAAGAAAAGTGTCATACGCCATTACAGTCGAAGGATTCCGATCAATTAGTGAAATAAATTTAGTCTAAATTGGTTAAAATCTGATATGCACTTTTGCGTCATGTTGCTAATAAATTTTCTACTAGTTTGTATtggctttataaaataatt encodes:
- the LOC124532173 gene encoding nucleoside diphosphate kinase homolog 5-like, whose product is MSSVSSDTDAEYQSYSERTLAIIKPEAYENAEDIENHICDNGFMILARREVRLTPEQAAELYKGHYGRHHFPHLVAHMSSGPIIALVLAARNCIQKWRTLMGPARVVEAQAYWPDSLRACYGRRTKYGDYFNALHGSENHAEALREIHFFFPNMIVGPILRRWQISDYIQKYLSPTLTPALTALAKERPDEPLLWLADYLNHHNPNQPEWTPQPREQREEEKCHTPLQSKDSDQLVK